From a single Sus scrofa isolate TJ Tabasco breed Duroc chromosome 13, Sscrofa11.1, whole genome shotgun sequence genomic region:
- the CHRD gene encoding chordin isoform X14 encodes MPSLLAPPAPLLLLGLLLLGSRLARGAGPESLALPIRPEKEPLPIRGAAGCSFGGKVYALDETWHPDLGEPFGVMRCVLCACEAPQWGRRARGAARVSCKNIKPECPTLACGQPRQLPGHCCQTCPPERSGLEKQAPGLAFEYPRDPEHRSYSDRGEPGAEDRARGDGHTDFVALLTGPSSQAAARARVSLLRSNLRFSISYRRLDRPTRIRFSDSTGGILFEHPASPTQDGLVCGVWRAVPRSSLRLLRAEQLHVALVTPTHPSGEVWGPLIRHRALAAETFSAILTLEGPPQQGIGGIALLTLSDTEDSLHFLLLFRGLLESRSGGAAQVPLRLQILHQGKVLRELQANASAQELGFAEVLPNLTAQEMDWLVLGELQMALERASGPGLRISGHIAARQSCDVLQSVLCGADALIPVQTGAAGSASLTLLGNGSLIYQVQVVGTSSEVVAVTLETKPQRRNQHTVLCHMAGFQPGGHTAVGVCPGLGARGAHMLLQNELFLNVATKDFPDGELRGHVAALPYSGHSARHDTLPVPLAGALVLPPVQSQAAGHAWLSLDTHCHLHYEVLLAGLGGSEQGTITAHLLGPPGMPGPRRLLKGFYGPEAQGVVKDLEPELLRHLAQGTASLLITTKGSPQGELRGQVHIANQCEVGGLRLAAAGTEEVQVPGAPDAMVAPAAVLPAVPGPDAPVPAKPGGPGRLRDPNSCFFEGQQRPHGARWAPNYDPLCSLCTCQRRTVICDPVVCPPPGCPSPVQAPDQCCPVCPEKQDVRDLPGMPRNRDPGEGCYFDGDRSWRAAGTRWHPVVPPFGLIKCAVCTCKGGTGEVHCEKVQCPRLACAQPVRVNPTDCCKQCPVGSGSHPQLGDPMQADGPRGCRFAGQWFPESQSWHPSVPPFGEMSCITCRCGAGVPHCERDDCSLPLSCGPGKESRCCSHCTPQRPAAETRTVPELEKDAEGS; translated from the exons ATGCCGAGCCTCCTGGCCCCGCCGGCCCCGCTGCTGCTCCTCGGGTTGCTGCTGCTCGGCTCCCGGCTGGCCCGCGGCGCCGGCCCCGAGTCCCTTGCGCTGCCCATCCGGCCCGAGAAGGAGCCGCTGCCTATTCGGGGAGCAGCAG GCTGCTCCTTCGGCGGGAAGGTCTATGCCTTGGACGAGACGTGGCACCCGGACCTGGGGGAGCCCTTCGGGGTGATGCGCTGCGTGCTGTGCGCCTGCGAGGCG CCTCAATGGGGTCGTCGCGCGAGGGGCGCGGCGAGAGTCAGCTGCAAGAACATTAAACCTGAGTGCCCAACCCTGGCTTGCGGACAGCCCCGCCAGCTGCCTGGACACTGCTGTCAGACCTGCCCCCCGG AGCGCAGCGGTCTGGAAAAGCAGGCGCCGGGCCTGGCCTTCGAGTATCCGCGGGACCCAGAGCACCGAAGCTACAGCGACCGCGGGGAGCCGGGCGCTGAGGATCGGGCGCGTGGAGACGGCCACACGG ACTTCGTGGCGCTGCTGACGGGGCCAAGTTCGCAAGCCGCGGCCCGGGCCCGAGTGTCGCTGCTGCGCTCTAATCTGAGGTTCTCCATCTCCTACCGGCG GCTGGACCGCCCTACCCGAATCCGCTTCTCAGACTCCACTGGCGGCATCCTGTTTGAACACCCTGCATCCCCTACTCAAGATGGCTTG GTCTGTGGGGTGTGGCGGGCAGTGCCTCGGTCATCTCTGCGGCTCCTTAGGGCAGAACAGCTGCATGTGGCACTCGTGACACCCACTCACCCTTCAGGGGAGGTCTGGGGGCCTCTCATCCGGCACCGGGCCCTGGCTGCAG AGACCTTCAGCGCCATCCTGACCCTGGAAGGCCCCCCACAGCAGGGCATAGGGGGCATTGCCCTACTCACTCTCAGTGACACAGAGGACTCCTTGCATTTTTTGCTGCTCTTCCGTGGGCTGCTGGAATCCAGAAGTGGAG GAGCAGCCCAGGTTCCCTTGCGGCTCCAGATTCTCCACCAGGGGAAGGTATTGAGAGAGCTCCAGGCCAACGCCTCGGCACAG gagCTGGGCTTTGCTGAAGTGCTGCCCAACCTGACAGCCCAGGAGATGGACTGGCTGGTGCTGGGGGAGCTGCAGATGGCCCTGGAGAGGGCAAGTGGGCCAGGGCTGCGCATCAGTGGACACATTGCTGCCAGGCAGAGCTGTGATG TCCTGCAAAGTGTCCTTTGTGGGGCCGATGCCCTAATCCCAGTTCAGACGGGTGCAGCCGGCTCAGCCAGCCTTACACTGCTAGGAAACGGCTCCCTTATCTACCAA gtACAGGTAGTTGGCACGAGCAGTGAGGTGGTGGCCGTGACGCTGGAGACCAAGCCTCAGCGGAGGAACCAGCACACTGTCCTGTGCCACATGGCTGGATTCCAGCCGGGAGGACACACA gctgTGGGTgtctgccctgggctgggtgcCCGGGGGGCTCATATGCTGCTGCAGAATGAGCTGTTCCTAAACGTGGCCACCAAGGACTTCCCAGATGGAGAGCTGCGGGGGCACGTGGCTGCCCTGCCCTACAGTGGGCACAGCGCCCGCCACGACA CACTACCCGTGCCCCTGGCAGGAGCCCTGGTGTTGCCCCCGGTGCAGAGCCAGGCAGCCGGGCACGCCTGGCTCTCCCTGGATACCCACTGTCACCTACACTACGAAGTGCTGCTGGCTGGGCTTGGTGGCTCAGAACAGGGCACCATCACTGCCCACCTCCTCGGGCCCCCTGGGATGCCAGGGCCCCGGCGGTTGCTGAAGGGATTCTATGGCCCAGAG GCCCAGGGTGTGGTGAAGGATCTGGAGCCTGAGCTGTTGCGGCACCTGGCACAGGGCACTGCTTCCCTGCTGATCACCACCAAGGGGAGCCCCCAAGGGGAGCTGCGAGGGCAG GTGCACATCGCCAACCAGTGCGAGGTGGGCGGCCTGCGCTTGGCCGCAGCAGGAACTGAGGAGGTGCAAGTACCTGGGGCTCCGGATGCCATGGTGGCCCCTGCGGCCGTGCTGCCTGCTGTGCCAGGCCCGGATGCCCCAGTGCCAGCCAAACCTGGTGGCCCTGGGCGGCTCCGAGACCCCAACTCCTGCTTCTTTGAGGGGCAGCAGCGCCCCCATGGGGCTCGCTGGGCTCCTAACTATGACCCGCTCTGCTCGCTCTGCACCTGCCAG AGACGCACAGTGATTTGTGACCCTGTGGTATGCCCACCACCCGGCTGCCCCAGCCCGGTGCAGGCACCGGACCAGTGCTGCCCTGTGTGCCCCG AGAAACAAGATGTTAGAGACCTGCCGGGGATGCCGAGGAACAGGGACCCTGGAGAGG GCTGCTATTTTGATGGTGATCGGAGCTGGCGGGCAGCGGGCACCCGGTGGCACCCTGTCGTACCCCCATTTGGCTTAATTAAGTGTGCTGTCTGCACTTGCAAG GGGGGCACTGGAGAGGTGCACTGTGAGAAGGTGCAGTGTCCCCGGCTGGCCTGTGCCCAGCCTGTCCGTGTCAACCCCACTGACTGCTGCAAACAGTGTCCAG TAGGGTCAGGGTCCCACCCCCAACTGGGGGACCCCATGCAGGCTGATGGCCCCCGGGGCTGCCGTTTTGCAGGGCAGTGGTTCCCAGAGAGCCAGAGCTGGCACCCCTCGGTGCCCCCCTTTGGGGAGATGAGCTGCATCACCTGCAGATGTGGG GCAGGGGTGCCCCACTGCGAGCGGGATGACTGTTCACTACCACTGTCCTGCGGCCCAGGGAAGGAAAGCCGTTGCTGCTCCCACTGCACACCCCAGCGGC CAGCTGCAGAGACCAGGACCGTTCCAGAGCTGGAGAAAGATGCTGAAGGCTCCTAG
- the CHRD gene encoding chordin isoform X7, producing MPSLLAPPAPLLLLGLLLLGSRLARGAGPESLALPIRPEKEPLPIRGAAGCSFGGKVYALDETWHPDLGEPFGVMRCVLCACEAPQWGRRARGAARVSCKNIKPECPTLACGQPRQLPGHCCQTCPPERSGLEKQAPGLAFEYPRDPEHRSYSDRGEPGAEDRARGDGHTDFVALLTGPSSQAAARARVSLLRSNLRFSISYRRLDRPTRIRFSDSTGGILFEHPASPTQDGLVCGVWRAVPRSSLRLLRAEQLHVALVTPTHPSGEVWGPLIRHRALAAETFSAILTLEGPPQQGIGGIALLTLSDTEDSLHFLLLFRGLLESRSGGAAQVPLRLQILHQGKVLRELQANASAQELGFAEVLPNLTAQEMDWLVLGELQMALERASGPGLRISGHIAARQSCDVLQSVLCGADALIPVQTGAAGSASLTLLGNGSLIYQVQVVGTSSEVVAVTLETKPQRRNQHTVLCHMAGFQPGGHTAVGVCPGLGARGAHMLLQNELFLNVATKDFPDGELRGHVAALPYSGHSARHDTLPVPLAGALVLPPVQSQAAGHAWLSLDTHCHLHYEVLLAGLGGSEQGTITAHLLGPPGMPGPRRLLKGFYGPEAQGVVKDLEPELLRHLAQGTASLLITTKGSPQGELRGQVHIANQCEVGGLRLAAAGTEEVQVPGAPDAMVAPAAVLPAVPGPDAPVPAKPGGPGRLRDPNSCFFEGQQRPHGARWAPNYDPLCSLCTCQRRTVICDPVVCPPPGCPSPVQAPDQCCPVCPEKQDVRDLPGMPRNRDPGEGCYFDGDRSWRAAGTRWHPVVPPFGLIKCAVCTCKGGTGEVHCEKVQCPRLACAQPVRVNPTDCCKQCPVGSGSHPQLGDPMQADGPRGCRFAGQWFPESQSWHPSVPPFGEMSCITCRCGRLWGPSGCGLSCTRQGCPTASGMTVHYHCPAAQGRKAVAAPTAHPSGLQRPGPFQSWRKMLKAPREPSEGHMTKRTGPGPGEGVVPRTPHAPVGNPVPLAPLFCLFSLPHYLWEPQLHKGEG from the exons ATGCCGAGCCTCCTGGCCCCGCCGGCCCCGCTGCTGCTCCTCGGGTTGCTGCTGCTCGGCTCCCGGCTGGCCCGCGGCGCCGGCCCCGAGTCCCTTGCGCTGCCCATCCGGCCCGAGAAGGAGCCGCTGCCTATTCGGGGAGCAGCAG GCTGCTCCTTCGGCGGGAAGGTCTATGCCTTGGACGAGACGTGGCACCCGGACCTGGGGGAGCCCTTCGGGGTGATGCGCTGCGTGCTGTGCGCCTGCGAGGCG CCTCAATGGGGTCGTCGCGCGAGGGGCGCGGCGAGAGTCAGCTGCAAGAACATTAAACCTGAGTGCCCAACCCTGGCTTGCGGACAGCCCCGCCAGCTGCCTGGACACTGCTGTCAGACCTGCCCCCCGG AGCGCAGCGGTCTGGAAAAGCAGGCGCCGGGCCTGGCCTTCGAGTATCCGCGGGACCCAGAGCACCGAAGCTACAGCGACCGCGGGGAGCCGGGCGCTGAGGATCGGGCGCGTGGAGACGGCCACACGG ACTTCGTGGCGCTGCTGACGGGGCCAAGTTCGCAAGCCGCGGCCCGGGCCCGAGTGTCGCTGCTGCGCTCTAATCTGAGGTTCTCCATCTCCTACCGGCG GCTGGACCGCCCTACCCGAATCCGCTTCTCAGACTCCACTGGCGGCATCCTGTTTGAACACCCTGCATCCCCTACTCAAGATGGCTTG GTCTGTGGGGTGTGGCGGGCAGTGCCTCGGTCATCTCTGCGGCTCCTTAGGGCAGAACAGCTGCATGTGGCACTCGTGACACCCACTCACCCTTCAGGGGAGGTCTGGGGGCCTCTCATCCGGCACCGGGCCCTGGCTGCAG AGACCTTCAGCGCCATCCTGACCCTGGAAGGCCCCCCACAGCAGGGCATAGGGGGCATTGCCCTACTCACTCTCAGTGACACAGAGGACTCCTTGCATTTTTTGCTGCTCTTCCGTGGGCTGCTGGAATCCAGAAGTGGAG GAGCAGCCCAGGTTCCCTTGCGGCTCCAGATTCTCCACCAGGGGAAGGTATTGAGAGAGCTCCAGGCCAACGCCTCGGCACAG gagCTGGGCTTTGCTGAAGTGCTGCCCAACCTGACAGCCCAGGAGATGGACTGGCTGGTGCTGGGGGAGCTGCAGATGGCCCTGGAGAGGGCAAGTGGGCCAGGGCTGCGCATCAGTGGACACATTGCTGCCAGGCAGAGCTGTGATG TCCTGCAAAGTGTCCTTTGTGGGGCCGATGCCCTAATCCCAGTTCAGACGGGTGCAGCCGGCTCAGCCAGCCTTACACTGCTAGGAAACGGCTCCCTTATCTACCAA gtACAGGTAGTTGGCACGAGCAGTGAGGTGGTGGCCGTGACGCTGGAGACCAAGCCTCAGCGGAGGAACCAGCACACTGTCCTGTGCCACATGGCTGGATTCCAGCCGGGAGGACACACA gctgTGGGTgtctgccctgggctgggtgcCCGGGGGGCTCATATGCTGCTGCAGAATGAGCTGTTCCTAAACGTGGCCACCAAGGACTTCCCAGATGGAGAGCTGCGGGGGCACGTGGCTGCCCTGCCCTACAGTGGGCACAGCGCCCGCCACGACA CACTACCCGTGCCCCTGGCAGGAGCCCTGGTGTTGCCCCCGGTGCAGAGCCAGGCAGCCGGGCACGCCTGGCTCTCCCTGGATACCCACTGTCACCTACACTACGAAGTGCTGCTGGCTGGGCTTGGTGGCTCAGAACAGGGCACCATCACTGCCCACCTCCTCGGGCCCCCTGGGATGCCAGGGCCCCGGCGGTTGCTGAAGGGATTCTATGGCCCAGAG GCCCAGGGTGTGGTGAAGGATCTGGAGCCTGAGCTGTTGCGGCACCTGGCACAGGGCACTGCTTCCCTGCTGATCACCACCAAGGGGAGCCCCCAAGGGGAGCTGCGAGGGCAG GTGCACATCGCCAACCAGTGCGAGGTGGGCGGCCTGCGCTTGGCCGCAGCAGGAACTGAGGAGGTGCAAGTACCTGGGGCTCCGGATGCCATGGTGGCCCCTGCGGCCGTGCTGCCTGCTGTGCCAGGCCCGGATGCCCCAGTGCCAGCCAAACCTGGTGGCCCTGGGCGGCTCCGAGACCCCAACTCCTGCTTCTTTGAGGGGCAGCAGCGCCCCCATGGGGCTCGCTGGGCTCCTAACTATGACCCGCTCTGCTCGCTCTGCACCTGCCAG AGACGCACAGTGATTTGTGACCCTGTGGTATGCCCACCACCCGGCTGCCCCAGCCCGGTGCAGGCACCGGACCAGTGCTGCCCTGTGTGCCCCG AGAAACAAGATGTTAGAGACCTGCCGGGGATGCCGAGGAACAGGGACCCTGGAGAGG GCTGCTATTTTGATGGTGATCGGAGCTGGCGGGCAGCGGGCACCCGGTGGCACCCTGTCGTACCCCCATTTGGCTTAATTAAGTGTGCTGTCTGCACTTGCAAG GGGGGCACTGGAGAGGTGCACTGTGAGAAGGTGCAGTGTCCCCGGCTGGCCTGTGCCCAGCCTGTCCGTGTCAACCCCACTGACTGCTGCAAACAGTGTCCAG TAGGGTCAGGGTCCCACCCCCAACTGGGGGACCCCATGCAGGCTGATGGCCCCCGGGGCTGCCGTTTTGCAGGGCAGTGGTTCCCAGAGAGCCAGAGCTGGCACCCCTCGGTGCCCCCCTTTGGGGAGATGAGCTGCATCACCTGCAGATGTGGG CGGCTCTGGGGACCCTCAGGATGTGGTCTGTCCTGCACCAGGCAGGGGTGCCCCACTGCGAGCGGGATGACTGTTCACTACCACTGTCCTGCGGCCCAGGGAAGGAAAGCCGTTGCTGCTCCCACTGCACACCCCAGCGGC CTGCAGAGACCAGGACCGTTCCAGAGCTGGAGAAAGATGCTGAAGGCTCCTAGGGAGCCGTCGGAAGGCCACATGACCAAGAGGACGGGGCCTGGGCCGGGGGAAGGAGTGGTGCCGAGGACCCCGCATGCTCCTGTGGGAAACCCAGTGCCTTTGGCCCCTCttttctgcctcttctccctcccccactacCTCTGGGAACCACAACTCCACAAGGGGGAGGGGTAG
- the CHRD gene encoding chordin isoform X13 produces MPSLLAPPAPLLLLGLLLLGSRLARGAGPESLALPIRPEKEPLPIRGAAGCSFGGKVYALDETWHPDLGEPFGVMRCVLCACEAQPQWGRRARGAARVSCKNIKPECPTLACGQPRQLPGHCCQTCPPERSGLEKQAPGLAFEYPRDPEHRSYSDRGEPGAEDRARGDGHTDFVALLTGPSSQAAARARVSLLRSNLRFSISYRRLDRPTRIRFSDSTGGILFEHPASPTQDGLVCGVWRAVPRSSLRLLRAEQLHVALVTPTHPSGEVWGPLIRHRALAAETFSAILTLEGPPQQGIGGIALLTLSDTEDSLHFLLLFRGLLESRSGGAAQVPLRLQILHQGKVLRELQANASAQELGFAEVLPNLTAQEMDWLVLGELQMALERASGPGLRISGHIAARQSCDVLQSVLCGADALIPVQTGAAGSASLTLLGNGSLIYQVQVVGTSSEVVAVTLETKPQRRNQHTVLCHMAGFQPGGHTAVGVCPGLGARGAHMLLQNELFLNVATKDFPDGELRGHVAALPYSGHSARHDTLPVPLAGALVLPPVQSQAAGHAWLSLDTHCHLHYEVLLAGLGGSEQGTITAHLLGPPGMPGPRRLLKGFYGPEAQGVVKDLEPELLRHLAQGTASLLITTKGSPQGELRGQVHIANQCEVGGLRLAAAGTEEVQVPGAPDAMVAPAAVLPAVPGPDAPVPAKPGGPGRLRDPNSCFFEGQQRPHGARWAPNYDPLCSLCTCQRRTVICDPVVCPPPGCPSPVQAPDQCCPVCPEKQDVRDLPGMPRNRDPGEGCYFDGDRSWRAAGTRWHPVVPPFGLIKCAVCTCKGGTGEVHCEKVQCPRLACAQPVRVNPTDCCKQCPVGSGSHPQLGDPMQADGPRGCRFAGQWFPESQSWHPSVPPFGEMSCITCRCGAGVPHCERDDCSLPLSCGPGKESRCCSHCTPQRPAETRTVPELEKDAEGS; encoded by the exons ATGCCGAGCCTCCTGGCCCCGCCGGCCCCGCTGCTGCTCCTCGGGTTGCTGCTGCTCGGCTCCCGGCTGGCCCGCGGCGCCGGCCCCGAGTCCCTTGCGCTGCCCATCCGGCCCGAGAAGGAGCCGCTGCCTATTCGGGGAGCAGCAG GCTGCTCCTTCGGCGGGAAGGTCTATGCCTTGGACGAGACGTGGCACCCGGACCTGGGGGAGCCCTTCGGGGTGATGCGCTGCGTGCTGTGCGCCTGCGAGGCG CAGCCTCAATGGGGTCGTCGCGCGAGGGGCGCGGCGAGAGTCAGCTGCAAGAACATTAAACCTGAGTGCCCAACCCTGGCTTGCGGACAGCCCCGCCAGCTGCCTGGACACTGCTGTCAGACCTGCCCCCCGG AGCGCAGCGGTCTGGAAAAGCAGGCGCCGGGCCTGGCCTTCGAGTATCCGCGGGACCCAGAGCACCGAAGCTACAGCGACCGCGGGGAGCCGGGCGCTGAGGATCGGGCGCGTGGAGACGGCCACACGG ACTTCGTGGCGCTGCTGACGGGGCCAAGTTCGCAAGCCGCGGCCCGGGCCCGAGTGTCGCTGCTGCGCTCTAATCTGAGGTTCTCCATCTCCTACCGGCG GCTGGACCGCCCTACCCGAATCCGCTTCTCAGACTCCACTGGCGGCATCCTGTTTGAACACCCTGCATCCCCTACTCAAGATGGCTTG GTCTGTGGGGTGTGGCGGGCAGTGCCTCGGTCATCTCTGCGGCTCCTTAGGGCAGAACAGCTGCATGTGGCACTCGTGACACCCACTCACCCTTCAGGGGAGGTCTGGGGGCCTCTCATCCGGCACCGGGCCCTGGCTGCAG AGACCTTCAGCGCCATCCTGACCCTGGAAGGCCCCCCACAGCAGGGCATAGGGGGCATTGCCCTACTCACTCTCAGTGACACAGAGGACTCCTTGCATTTTTTGCTGCTCTTCCGTGGGCTGCTGGAATCCAGAAGTGGAG GAGCAGCCCAGGTTCCCTTGCGGCTCCAGATTCTCCACCAGGGGAAGGTATTGAGAGAGCTCCAGGCCAACGCCTCGGCACAG gagCTGGGCTTTGCTGAAGTGCTGCCCAACCTGACAGCCCAGGAGATGGACTGGCTGGTGCTGGGGGAGCTGCAGATGGCCCTGGAGAGGGCAAGTGGGCCAGGGCTGCGCATCAGTGGACACATTGCTGCCAGGCAGAGCTGTGATG TCCTGCAAAGTGTCCTTTGTGGGGCCGATGCCCTAATCCCAGTTCAGACGGGTGCAGCCGGCTCAGCCAGCCTTACACTGCTAGGAAACGGCTCCCTTATCTACCAA gtACAGGTAGTTGGCACGAGCAGTGAGGTGGTGGCCGTGACGCTGGAGACCAAGCCTCAGCGGAGGAACCAGCACACTGTCCTGTGCCACATGGCTGGATTCCAGCCGGGAGGACACACA gctgTGGGTgtctgccctgggctgggtgcCCGGGGGGCTCATATGCTGCTGCAGAATGAGCTGTTCCTAAACGTGGCCACCAAGGACTTCCCAGATGGAGAGCTGCGGGGGCACGTGGCTGCCCTGCCCTACAGTGGGCACAGCGCCCGCCACGACA CACTACCCGTGCCCCTGGCAGGAGCCCTGGTGTTGCCCCCGGTGCAGAGCCAGGCAGCCGGGCACGCCTGGCTCTCCCTGGATACCCACTGTCACCTACACTACGAAGTGCTGCTGGCTGGGCTTGGTGGCTCAGAACAGGGCACCATCACTGCCCACCTCCTCGGGCCCCCTGGGATGCCAGGGCCCCGGCGGTTGCTGAAGGGATTCTATGGCCCAGAG GCCCAGGGTGTGGTGAAGGATCTGGAGCCTGAGCTGTTGCGGCACCTGGCACAGGGCACTGCTTCCCTGCTGATCACCACCAAGGGGAGCCCCCAAGGGGAGCTGCGAGGGCAG GTGCACATCGCCAACCAGTGCGAGGTGGGCGGCCTGCGCTTGGCCGCAGCAGGAACTGAGGAGGTGCAAGTACCTGGGGCTCCGGATGCCATGGTGGCCCCTGCGGCCGTGCTGCCTGCTGTGCCAGGCCCGGATGCCCCAGTGCCAGCCAAACCTGGTGGCCCTGGGCGGCTCCGAGACCCCAACTCCTGCTTCTTTGAGGGGCAGCAGCGCCCCCATGGGGCTCGCTGGGCTCCTAACTATGACCCGCTCTGCTCGCTCTGCACCTGCCAG AGACGCACAGTGATTTGTGACCCTGTGGTATGCCCACCACCCGGCTGCCCCAGCCCGGTGCAGGCACCGGACCAGTGCTGCCCTGTGTGCCCCG AGAAACAAGATGTTAGAGACCTGCCGGGGATGCCGAGGAACAGGGACCCTGGAGAGG GCTGCTATTTTGATGGTGATCGGAGCTGGCGGGCAGCGGGCACCCGGTGGCACCCTGTCGTACCCCCATTTGGCTTAATTAAGTGTGCTGTCTGCACTTGCAAG GGGGGCACTGGAGAGGTGCACTGTGAGAAGGTGCAGTGTCCCCGGCTGGCCTGTGCCCAGCCTGTCCGTGTCAACCCCACTGACTGCTGCAAACAGTGTCCAG TAGGGTCAGGGTCCCACCCCCAACTGGGGGACCCCATGCAGGCTGATGGCCCCCGGGGCTGCCGTTTTGCAGGGCAGTGGTTCCCAGAGAGCCAGAGCTGGCACCCCTCGGTGCCCCCCTTTGGGGAGATGAGCTGCATCACCTGCAGATGTGGG GCAGGGGTGCCCCACTGCGAGCGGGATGACTGTTCACTACCACTGTCCTGCGGCCCAGGGAAGGAAAGCCGTTGCTGCTCCCACTGCACACCCCAGCGGC CTGCAGAGACCAGGACCGTTCCAGAGCTGGAGAAAGATGCTGAAGGCTCCTAG